The Edaphobacter flagellatus sequence GTCACAATCGCATTCGGTGATGGATTCGAAATACGCCGATCTCCAAGCATATGGAGCAGAGCGAATGCATAGTAACTCGGTTTATTGATTCCAAACTCTGCACGCAAACCGAATTGACCAATAAATGGCTGCGGCCCAGGACCACCTTCTTCAAACACATCAGAAAATGTCCAGAAGGACATCATGTCGACCATACCATCGCACTGCCTTATCGTGTTCGCTAAAGCAGCTCCGACATAGGTGGTATCACGTACCTTATTCATTCCCGATACATTCCACTCCGTCCAGAACAACGGCATATTAATCTTGCCGGCCGACTTCATCTGCCCTCTCACCTTTGCGATAGCGCGGCAGACACGTTTGCTCATTGGAATCTCTTCGTTCGTTCCAAACATGTTTTCAACGGTGTCATCGGCATAACCATGAGTTGATACAAAATCGACAGGGATATTTTTGTCTGCCGCATGTTTCAGAAAGGCATCTATCCACTGAGCGGCCGCAGTAGCAGGCCCGCCAACACGCAGTCGAGGATCGACCGCCTTCAAATCTCTCGCCGTGTGGTCATACAGTTCGAAATAACTGCGTTGCCTTGGAATGCCGCCCCAAAAATCGATGTTCGGCTCATTCCACACCTCGAAGTACCACTGAGAGATTTCTTCAATGCCATAACGTTCTACTAAGTGATGAGCAAATGCAGTAATAAGGTCATCCCATCTTTCTATTGACTTTGGAGGAGAGACATTGGGCTTATACCAGAAGGGATGTAATGCATCAGGATTGAAGGCGAGTTTCTTCGGCATAAAACTAATTTCAACTACAGGGCGAACGCCGTTGGCGAGCAAACCATCGTATATCTGATCAACGTATGCAAAATTATAGACAGGATTCCCATGCTCGTCCTCGTTGTAGACACCCACCTCGTCATGAAGGATCGCATGAAAGCGGACATAGCGAAAATTCGTAATCTGTTTTACAGCGCGTAGATCGCTGCGATAACTCTCGCGCAGCGAAAGAATCGCGCGGCCGGAGCCAAACATCTGCTCCCAGAAGTGGGGAAATGGAGTACCAGAAGAGTTCGCATCGATCACGATGTGCTCCTGCGCTCCTAACTTAGATGCGATAAGCAGAAGAAGGGCTAAAGCAGAAAATGCTCGCAAAAAACAGCGCATGATCGCTCCCCTGGTACAGATATGAAGAAGGAGCGCTCCATAGCCAAAGCGCTCCTTCGGGGCAAGACTTTACAGTCATTAGAAGCTGAAGCGTCCCTGAAACTCGATGACTCGAGCCCCAAGAGCACCGCTTGATCTACCAAAGTTCGGCGAGGTAATTTGGATATTTGAATCAGCTCCACCCTGGTTTCCTGCAGAATTGCCATTCGCATCAAAGGGAGTCAGGTTGGTTTGATTAAAAATGTTGA is a genomic window containing:
- a CDS encoding GH39 family glycosyl hydrolase, producing the protein MRCFLRAFSALALLLLIASKLGAQEHIVIDANSSGTPFPHFWEQMFGSGRAILSLRESYRSDLRAVKQITNFRYVRFHAILHDEVGVYNEDEHGNPVYNFAYVDQIYDGLLANGVRPVVEISFMPKKLAFNPDALHPFWYKPNVSPPKSIERWDDLITAFAHHLVERYGIEEISQWYFEVWNEPNIDFWGGIPRQRSYFELYDHTARDLKAVDPRLRVGGPATAAAQWIDAFLKHAADKNIPVDFVSTHGYADDTVENMFGTNEEIPMSKRVCRAIAKVRGQMKSAGKINMPLFWTEWNVSGMNKVRDTTYVGAALANTIRQCDGMVDMMSFWTFSDVFEEGGPGPQPFIGQFGLRAEFGINKPSYYAFALLHMLGDRRISNPSPNAIVTKDANGMLSIAVWNLAEPDSGPENPAHTRTIMLSIDGVTPIARATIQRVDNEHSNVLPIYAAMGKPKYPSPSQVDQMNRETSLQKPEVVHLDKGQLAIQLEPNALALIKISPK